In the Balaenoptera acutorostrata chromosome 7, mBalAcu1.1, whole genome shotgun sequence genome, one interval contains:
- the STEAP4 gene encoding metalloreductase STEAP4 — protein MEKTTDVLPLTMNSSEKQETVCIFGTGDFGQSLGLEMLQCGYSIVFGSRNPRMSSLLPNGAEVLSYSEAAQKSDIIIIAIHREHYDFLTELTEVLNGKILVDVSNNLKIKQYPESNAEYLAQLVPGAHVVKAFNTISAWALQSRALDASRQVFVCGNDSKAKQRVMDIVRSLGLTPLDKGSLMAANEIENYPLQLFTMWKFPFYLSAVLCVFFFFYCVIREVIYPYVYEKKDRTFRLAISIPNRVFPIAALTLLALVYLPGVIAAILQLYRGTKYRRFPDWLDHWMLCRKQLGLIALGFAFLHVLYTLVIPIRYYVRWTWTNRTIAQAIAKKESPFSTSTAWLSDSYVAMGMLGFFLFVLLGITSLPSVSNMLNWREFRFVQSKLGYLTLILCTAHTLVYGGKRFLSPSSLVWYLPSAYVIALIIPCTVLAIKFILILPCIDKTLTRIHEGWERNPKFSESALNGKTDI, from the exons ATGGAGAAAACTACAGATGTACTTCCTCTCACTATGAATTCTTCAGAGAAGCAAGAGACTGTATGTATTTTTGGAACTGGAGATTTTGGACAATCACTGGGACTTGAAATGCTCCAGTGTggttattctattgtttttggaagTCGAAACCCCCGGATGTCCAGTCTGCTGCCCAACGGTGCAGAGGTCCTGAGCTATTCAGAAGCGGCCCAGAAATCTGACATTATAATCATAGCAATCCACAGGGAACATTACGATTTTCTCACAGAATTAACTGAGGTTCTCAATGGGAAAATACTGGTCGACGTCAGCAACAACCTCAAAATCAAGCAGTATCCGGAATCGAACGCAGAGTACCTTGCTCAGTTGGTGCCGGGAGCCCACGTGGTAAAAGCATTTAACACCATCTCAGCCTGGGCTCTCCAGTCAAGGGCACTGGATGCAAGTCGGCAG GTGTTTGTCTGCGGAAATGACAGCAAAGCCAAGCAAAGAGTGATGGATATTGTTCGTAGTCTTGGACTTACTCCATTGGATAAAGGATCTCTCATGGCAgccaatgaaattgaaaactacCCACTGCAACTATTTACAATGTGGAAGTTCCCCTTCTATTTGTCTGCTGTTCTGTgtgtattcttctttttctactgtgTAATAAGAGAAGTAATCTACCCTTatgtttatgaaaaaaaagataggaCATTCCGCCTGGCTATTTCTATTCCAAATCGTGTCTTTCCAATAGCAGCACTTACACTGCTGGCCTTGGTTTACCTCCCTGGTGTTATTGCGGCCATCCTGCAGCTGTACCGAGGTACAAAATACCGCCGATTCCCAGACTGGCTTGACCACTGGATGCTTTGCAGAAAGCAACTTGGCTTGATAGCACTGGGATTTGCCTTCCTTCATGTCCTCTACACACTTGTGATCCCTATTCGTTATTATGTACGATGGACATGGACCAACAGAACCATTGCCCAG GCAATAGCCAAGAAAGAAAGTCCATTTAGTACCTCTACTGCCTGGCTCAGCGATTCATATGTTGCTATGGGAATGcttggatttttcctgtttgTACTCCTGGGAATCACTTCCTTGCCATCAGTTAGCAACATGCTCAACTGGAGAGAGTTCCGATTTGTCCAG TCCAAACTGGGTTATTTGACCCTGATCTTGTGCACAGCCCACACCTTGGTGTACGGCGGAAAGAGATTCCTCAGTCCTTCAAGCCTCGTCTGGTACCTTCCTTCAGCCTACGTGATAGCACTGATCATCCCTTGCACGGTGCTGGCGATCAAGTTCATTCTCATCCTGCCATGTATAGACAAGACCCTTACACGGATCCACGAGGGCTGGGAAAGGAACCCGAAATTCTCAGAATCAGCATTGAATGGAAAAACAGATATTTAA